The Naumovozyma castellii chromosome 2, complete genome sequence GTGTATCATTTAATATGAGGTCTTGTTCCTTCTTTAGAGTGGGTGAACTTGAAGATGTGACAGTTTCTGCCATACGTTCCAATAAATAACGATAGGTCTATgcacaattgaaaaaaaaataagaaagaGTGAGAAAACAACTCTTTATAAAGTATACTGGGGTGATATATTTCTAGTCTGTGGAAAGTTCTTGTTATAATCTGTGTAGTTAATTCTTGATGAAGGTATGTTTAAGGAATTTTTAGTAATGACCGGGTAAACTCAATAAAAAGGTTGAAATGATTATGTAACACATTATAGAATATACTACAAATAAGTAATAATGCACATTGGATTCTATAGGTATATCACTAAAAagttaaagaaaaatgctACTACAATATCTTATTTAAACATAGACAGTAATTGTAGTTTGAGCTTTCACGGTGACGGCGGCGGTTGTGGTAGTCCAGACTGTTCTGTAAGTAGTGGCAGCGGCATCAGTAACTGTTGTGGTAGACGTTTCAATGTCTATTTCAGTAGCAGTGAAAGTATGTGTTCTATCCACTGGATACAAAGATGTGAAGGCAGCGGTCTTTGTCAATCCATTTCCGGCATTCTTTGGGCTAAATGAAACAAGACCAGTGACAGTAACATCATCGTATACTAAAGTAGTGTTATAGGCAGTTGGCTGTGAGTATGGTGGGGGGATGACAGAAATTGATGTTTCTGTAGCTGGAGATCCATTAATATTAGTGGAGATAAAGGAAATGACTTCAGAGATAGTTGTTCCATCATTTACTACAGTGGTTGTGTATGGTTCAGGAAGAGAAAAGGGTGGTGGAAGAGTGGAGGTAGTTGTTCTTGTTTCAGCATTTCCATTGACATTGGTGGAAATGTAAGAGATTACTTCAGAAAGAGTTCCATCACCGATGGTAGTAGTGTATGGAGTAGGTAATGAAAATGGTGTAGTGTAAGTACGTTCCACACTGGCAACTGCTTGAACTAATTGTTCACTTACTCTCACAGTGTACATGGGCATTGGTTCCACCATGGCAGAAAATTCAgataaattaatatctGTGTAAGTAGCAAATTTGTTTGTGGAATAAATTTGCTGATAACTGTACAAAACGGAACCGAGAGATGGCGCATGCATGTAAATGTAAGATACATAGgtaatttcattatttgtaAAATCACtcaataaaatattcatttctGCATCAAGTATAGATTGATCCAAATCAGGGTCATTTGCTTTGATCAAATGGGCGGTAAAGAGGGACAAAAATcatgttattattgtgaATTGCATCTTTAATTGGTTAATGTTGAATTGATCgactttttcaataaatagaaaaaaaatgtaagGACCAAGTTTTATCTCTAATCTCCATTTTTTTTGCGAAAACAAGAGGTGTTTATATCAACAACCTACATTCCAAATTCACAGTTGCTTTGATTAGAacttattcttttcttttcgTATAAGTAATTGTACCGACCAAGCATTGGGTGTAATCGGAAATTGTTTGCAATACGCACGTATTCAGTCATTCAGCGATCTGCCAATAGCGCAAATGGTAAAGGTTGTAAACTGAGATTCGTTCTCCAGACATTGAAGATAGATTCAGTGCGTGCATGAATTTGACTGGAGATTCGTTTAGTGCTCAGCtgtcaaaaaaaaaatgtgcCGAGGAATTAAAGTTGAGGTCCCACTGGATAGTTCAGGCAATAAGAGAAAATGACGTTGCCTGAGCTGTACAAGTGTCGTGGAACTAAAAATGTGCCCTGATTTCTACTTCGTATGGATTAATGGATGGACTTTTGTCCGACTGATCGCCGGTAGTTTATCACTCTTAGGCTAACAATGGCTCGCAGAGATGTTCCAATAATCACTTGACAATCTCTTCATGATAAAGACATTTACTCGTCTCTTTTAGCAGCTCAAGTCACGTCTGTCCTTGGTATTAAACCTTATATACACTATGCAACAACGTTAACGAAAGCAGGTGGTTCAATCTGGGTGGGGTTTACTTTGTGGATATATTCCATGAAAAAGTCACCTCCGCCATGACACGatcttgtttttgataaGTTACAATAAGTTCAGTAGCAGCAGCACTCACTGGTATTCGCATTCATCAGCAATTATAACTGTAACTGTGAGTGTTGACTACTCAACTCACTCATCGCGATGAATGCCATATAAATTGCCCTCAGAAATTGTCGGACCTCAAATGGCGgcttttcattttttttttctttctttaaaaaaaatattcctCAGCTTCTGGACTACTAACAATATTGGTAAGTTCATTAGCGTTTCTAGTTTGTTCTCAGCTATTTCCTTGAATATAACATTCATCTTATAAGTAAAATCCCAGTTCTATAACATGGCGAAGACATTAGCCCAAGGCAGGAAACCGGGAAGTGGTAGAAAACCAGGGAAGGCTAAGACATTAAGAGAGGGTAGAAAACCAGGTAGTGGGAGGAAACGTAGAGAGCCAGCCCTTAATAATCATACACAATTACAATCAGAAGCACAAATTGGCACAAATAAAACGTTAAATGACAACTTAACGAAGTCGCCCACGAATGAACTCAATTTCACTCTAAGAGACATGGAAGCTGTGGACGCCCTTCGAGGCTTGACACATAGCCCCCATTTATCGTTATCATTGCCACCAATAATAGATAACTTGAAAAGTCATCCACATATTCTGGAAGATGTATCGATAATGAGTTCTTCCCCATATCCGCAATCTTCAGATCATTTGCATATGAACAATTCCAACAATCCCCTAAATATTAGGAAAAAAAGTATGAGTTTGTCTTCCATTATGGATACTAGAATATTACATCAACATGCATATAGTCCGAAGGACCCCATACGAGATTCGAATAACGACACACTCTCTTCAAACATTGATACTGGAATCAATGCTAATGATAAACCAACTTTGAACGATCAATTAGCATCAATCTTAGATTAGTGGAACTTGGCTTTGCCTCCCACCTCGATATATATGTAGTTACAGTTAGCATAGGTTTGTACCTTATCGTGTTTacaaattaatattattcatttgttAGTCCACGCGAAAATTTCACTAATTTACATACGAAAAATTTAGCATACTTTAGGTGCTTGTTCACTACTGTACCTTCATTAAGACAATGAGTAAAGCGAAGCAGCCCCATTCTGTTAATTACAAGTATATTCTAAATTATGGACTCCCTCGAGGCAAGATTGCAATTTATTCAAGTGTTGAAAAACCTACAAAAGAGTCTGAACACAATAGATAACAATACCACCtccattgaaaattcaCAATCACCCATCTCAAACTCAGGTTCTATAACGGATCCTGTCCAATTCTACCTCAGAAACTATCGTCACCATTATGAAGATTTCCATCAATGCCTTTTTGACACGACGACAAAGATGAACTCGTTAGATAGATTGAATGTcatgatttattattccaaGATTATACTGGCATTGAAGGCACACCCTGATGAATTCAATAGGAAAGTCCTCTACGACACTTTATTACCTTCTCTATGtgatttaattgaattgatATTACCTGTTAATGATTGGAAAGCAAtaacaaatttaaaagtGTGCattgatatatttaattctttgaagGAACAATTCATAGATGTGGGAAATGAAATGTTATCAGAGAGTATTCCGGACACAACTGATGAAAACGTGGACACAACTTCATGGTATACTATCAAAACACCAGCGACTGATTATAAAGattcttttcttaattctcaattaataatatcgGATAGAAAGACAAAAAAGGAATTGTTCTTTAAAAATTACTTGATGGATGGTATTTCCAAAGTTGATAcaaatcttgaaaaacttgacaataataatgtacTGACAACTACTATATTACACAGAATGGAAAATGATAGAGAAAGGCATAAGAGGATGAAGGAGCAACGATGGATCATTGAAAGAGGAAATCAACTTAACAAGAAGACAATTCTCGATGAGCAAGAGTTCAAACTATTGTGGGAAAATcaagataataatacattGACGACTGATGATATCAAGAACGTTAAAGAAATGAATCTAATAGCAAATCAAGGTTATATGCTTGAATAGCATTCTCCTCAAATATAgtatataaaatatttagaaaGATTACTTTATTACTTGAAACatctataatattttggtaTCATTAAATTAACAGAGAAACATCTATATACAtctttataattttatatatactaTGGGGGAAAAAAGTATGAGAAGTTGGTCTTACAATAATAGCATAGCAGCACCGACAACACCAGCACCTAGGCCAGCAACTCTCTTCATAGCACCATTAGCGGTTTGTTCAGCAATGGCTGGGGAAGATGCACTTGAAGTGAATTGAGCAACACTGGAAACAGTGGTGGCCTTACCTGCACTTGGAGAAACAGTTTCGACAGCGTTAGTCTTGGAAGTTTGAGCAGCAGAAGAAGCCTTTGTTACCTTAGCGGTAGTGGTAGTGGTAGCAGCTTGAGCAGCAGATGCAGAGGCAACAGAAGCCTTAGATTGAGAGCAAACTTCGTCACATTGAGTGACAGTAACCAAAGTTGTGGCACCGGTGGACAAAGTGACAGTATTTTCGGTTGGTGTAGCAGTCAATGGACAGTAAGTAACGGTCAAGTAAGTAGTACCTTCGCTGGTAACAGTTATGACACTTGCACTGTTAGCAGCGGCGGAAGCGTAGATGGACTTGGTACAAACATCATCACAATGAGTGATGGTCTTCAAGGTGGTTAGGTTGATGTTAGTGGTACGAGTGACATCCTTGGCGGTAGCAGGAGTGGAAGTGGCAGCAACAGTGGAGTTAGAGAACTTCGAGGATGCACTAGAAGTTACTGGAGTAGAGATGATGTTAGCAGAAGAGCTTACAATAGGGGAAACAACTGATGAGGAGCTAACAAATGAGGAATTGGAAGAGGAGGAGCTAGCAATAGAGGATGCAGCAGAGGAGGTAGCAGCTACAGATCTTTCAACAGAGGATGCAGCAGAGGAGGTAGCAGCTACAGAGCTTTCAACAGAGGATGCGCCTGAAGATACAACAGAAGAGCTGGCAGCTACAGAGCTTTGAACTGAGGAGACAACAGAGGATGCAACAGAAGAACTGGCAACAGAAGAACTGACGACAGGGGATACAGCAGAAGAGCCGACAACAGAAGAGCTGGCAACAGAGGATGCAGCAGAGGAAGttaaaattgatgatgaaggaGCAGCAGTACTTGTGATAATTGAAGATGGGGTTGGCACTTCAATAACAACACCTTCAGAAGAAAGTGCAGCAGCGATAAGAGAGCTTAATCTAGTTGAATACCATGGAACACCGGTAACCATAAAATCGACTTCAGTGGCTGGGATGGTGGAAAATAGAGTAGTAAATTTACTTTTATCTCCCATTATAGCAGCAAGTACGGCACGGGGCATTTCAGCTGGATATGGCATAGCTGGATTAGCCTTTTGCATGGACAAATAATCATCCCTGTAGGCAACGATATCTTTAACGTAGACCATCAGTTCAATCATTTCAACAAGTTCAGAATCGGAAGCCACAGTAGTTAAAGCATTTGCTGTAGAAAGAGCGGCGGTCAATAGACCTTAAATGGATGTAAACTTAACcataattaaattattctttttgttACTGTTTTCTAATTAATAATGTGATAAGATAAAAAGTAAGGACATAAAAACTTTGTAAGAAAATACCAAAAACAGTTGCTTTCCATTTATACGTATGTGCCAATCGCAATATCAGTTAAGAAAACTCGTTAAGATGAGGCATTTCCCCTCATTGAAAATTACATCTCGTAAAGTTGTTCGAGATTAGTTAATATGCAAATTTCAGTAATAACAGCTGCACAACTGTTCCTACAGGGTTGTTCTCCACAAAAAATGTGGCACTGGAAATGGGAAGAAGCAATGAATTCCGAGGATAATGCCAAAGAATAGACCCCGTCAGGGTTTTCTTTACCAATCAGATGGGTATTGTGTATACGAGAGAAAGCCGTCATTAGCTTTCTCGTGGACAGAGAAAGGGTGCAGGCCGAAAACAGAGAATGCTTTTTTTTGACAGCTGCCAATTGTTTACCATTTCCAATGCCCTAAATAGGAAATTCCCTGTTTATCTGCGGGACTCAAATTTTCACATTAGGAAATTCTATTTGTTAAGCAAATTACGTAATTCACTTCCCATTGTTCGTTTAGTAGAAAGACAAATTCGTAGCTAAAAATAAGTGACAGAAAAGAGTATAAACAAAGCTAGCAATGGAAgttattaataaattactCCCTCGTGGACCACTCTAGAAACATATAGAACTTATTCTTAGATGTGTATTCTATACTTAAGGTAcctgaaatttttttttgaaggtTCTCTTCCTTTGTGGTATTCATTGACTCAAGAGCAATTGTTAAAGCATGACAATCTCAACCTTCTGATAACTCAATTCTTACTTACATCACATATCTCTTACTTGGTGACTTTAACATTTATCGCGTAAAAGGATTAGTCCTTTGTTGAATTTCCAGGTATGTTTGTTGGAACTAGGACATTCAGTGCAAGAGTGTATGAAATAGTTGTCGATATCAGTATTGAAAATATGTTGGAGTTGACTAGGATAGGgcaaaattgaaaatcttCTTGCCGTAATACTTGAATGGAGCTCTCAAGTTCAGGGGTTGCCAGAAAGAGGAACAACACCTCTATATCAAACGAGCACGCGTAGACGATAAAACCAGTGATCCAGACACACCCAGGTTCTACCTGACAAAActatatcttcttcaaacaCGGTGACAACAATGTGAGGCATTGAGTCAAAATTCTTTTATGATGTGGCTAAGTAGGGTTAGATctaaatttataaaaaattGAGTATAAGAAGTAACTAAATATAGCAATAGTATTCATCATCGATTGCAATAACATTAGCGTTGTCATTAAAAGTTTCATGATTTTCCCATTTACTAATTGCGTAATCAACCAATTGTGTGTCATTATTCAcatttaaaataaatccaAACGAATCAGCAGCAGAATCGCCAATATGTTCGATGTAGTTGTTAGCATAAACTCCATTGGAAATTGTGAAGGACCACATATAGGTAGATAATCTGATTAAAATAACTTTGTCGACGTCGGAACCGTACCAAGCACCAAATACAATGGAGTCATTAGCTGAAGAATGATGAACTCCATCAAATTcataataattatttaaaaggTCTTGaaaatcatcatttaaacTGGCTGgaatttcttccttttcacCTAACAAACTAATGGAAAGTTGGAATTCGTTAAGGGTTTCGTTATCTGAATCTATAATATCACAAGTGGTCAAGGAAAGAATAGTTTGGTTAACAACCTTAGGAGAATCGACAACAATCCCGCAAAAATCCTCAGTATCGACTAAGACGCTTTGTGCAACAGAGCTAAATGGTTTGTTATCCCTCCAGGCAACAAATGCATCATCCACTGCTGCTAAATCATTTTGTGTTTTAACTATAAAACCAAACGATTCCATGGGGTTGGAATCGATATGTTCAATGTAGTTGttataataaaattcaTTTTGACTGTTAAActcaaaaataataacagcCAATCTGACAACAATCGTAACGTCAACATCTTCACCAAACCAACAACCTATAACCAAACCATTAGAAGATACGGTTATGGAATCAGTTTCAGAAAGATCAGCTACTGAGTTAATAAAGTCTTGAAAAGCATCTTCATTTACATTCTGAACCTGAGATCCTAAGAGGTTGATCGTTAAATTAAATGGAGTCAATTTTTGAGCAGCTGCACAGGAGGTGACTGAGAAAAGATTATCCGTTGGAATATCAAAGAACCAAGCAgttattcaatttaaaaTCAAAGCGGTTAAGGCAAATAATAAGTTCATGGTAAAAGTTGACTTATGGTATTTTGGTTTTCCAATAAAAAATTAGTAACATAAATTAGAAGAACCAGAAGGTTAAAAAAACACAATTAAATTTCCTCTTTTATAGTGTAGATTTATTCCCCCCTTAAAACTGTGTGAAAGCTAGTTCATAGAACAAAAAAATCCATTTTTGTCATGTGTAAACGTATTTACTATAAAAGTGGAAGTCAGCACATGGTAATATTTAGATCGAGACGCCCGTTCCTATGTGCATACAAGGTTCCACGAGGGGAAGGCTGACAAACAAAATTCAGTTATCTATTTTACTCACTAATTTTTCTTAACAAGGTGCTGAATTCGGGTAAATAATTCCCGGTTAATGGTTGCTGCTTTCTTGGCTTTTGGTTCTTGGCACCGTATCGAATTTCCTTTGTTGTGAAGCATGGAGTAATAACGCGCAGACGGAAAGGGCACACAGTTGCAAAGAGACTcgtatatatttttttgaacTAGGCCTGTGCAAGGTTTTTCCTGAGCAAAGTcccaaaattttcaaggATTATGGGGTTAGCTGTCGCTGTTAATTCCTACACTATTCGAAGGAGGGTACACCAACACCACTAGATTTTCTCCTTTCCGAGTTTGTCGTGCATTATTTTGTTGCAATTTAGTACTTCACTTTTTAGTTCCTCTCCAAGAATGGTACATTTGAACTACCGCAATGTAACTTTTAAAGCAGATTTTAAGAACCTTGTAACAAAAAGTTCAACTTTAAGCCACTTGTCGTTTTTATCTTATAGAGCATAAGTCAAATCACATTtaatcaaaataatcaGAAGGTCTGAAAAAAACCGATTATCGTTGCTCAAGTaatattggaataaaatttaaCGCAAACACAAATTGCTTTCatactttcttctttcgGCCCAGTACTTTGggatttattttttgtcTATTTAAAAAACGTTACAGCCTTTTCAAGTAACTGTAAAGGGACGTTATG is a genomic window containing:
- the NCAS0B00350 gene encoding SRP1/TIP1 family protein; translated protein: MIELMVYVKDIVAYRDDYLSMQKANPAMPYPAEMPRAVLAAIMGDKSKFTTLFSTIPATEVDFMVTGVPWYSTRLSSLIAAALSSEGVVIEVPTPSSIITSTAAPSSSILTSSAASSVASSSVVGSSAVSPVVSSSVASSSVASSVVSSVQSSVAASSSVVSSGASSVESSVAATSSAASSVERSVAATSSAASSIASSSSSNSSFVSSSSVVSPIVSSSANIISTPVTSSASSKFSNSTVAATSTPATAKDVTRTTNINLTTLKTITHCDDVCTKSIYASAAANSASVITVTSEGTTYLTVTYCPLTATPTENTVTLSTGATTLVTVTQCDEVCSQSKASVASASAAQAATTTTTAKVTKASSAAQTSKTNAVETVSPSAGKATTVSSVAQFTSSASSPAIAEQTANGAMKRVAGLGAGVVGAAMLLL
- the DAT1 gene encoding Dat1p (ancestral locus Anc_8.836), with product MAKTLAQGRKPGSGRKPGKAKTLREGRKPGSGRKRREPALNNHTQLQSEAQIGTNKTLNDNLTKSPTNELNFTLRDMEAVDALRGLTHSPHLSLSLPPIIDNLKSHPHILEDVSIMSSSPYPQSSDHLHMNNSNNPLNIRKKSMSLSSIMDTRILHQHAYSPKDPIRDSNNDTLSSNIDTGINANDKPTLNDQLASILD
- the NCAS0B00360 gene encoding uncharacterized protein, with amino-acid sequence MESFGFIVKTQNDLAAVDDAFVAWRDNKPFSSVAQSVLVDTEDFCGIVVDSPKVVNQTILSLTTCDIIDSDNETLNEFQLSISLLGEKEEIPASLNDDFQDLLNNYYEFDGVHHSSANDSIVFGAWYGSDVDKVILIRLSTYMWSFTISNGVYANNYIEHIGDSAADSFGFILNVNNDTQLVDYAISKWENHETFNDNANVIAIDDEYYCYI
- the NCAS0B00320 gene encoding uncharacterized protein; this encodes MNILLSDFTNNEITYVSYIYMHAPSLGSVLYSYQQIYSTNKFATYTDINLSEFSAMVEPMPMYTVRVSEQLVQAVASVERTYTTPFSLPTPYTTTIGDGTLSEVISYISTNVNGNAETRTTTSTLPPPFSLPEPYTTTVVNDGTTISEVISFISTNINGSPATETSISVIPPPYSQPTAYNTTLVYDDVTVTGLVSFSPKNAGNGLTKTAAFTSLYPVDRTHTFTATEIDIETSTTTVTDAAATTYRTVWTTTTAAVTVKAQTTITVYV
- the CTK3 gene encoding Ctk3p (ancestral locus Anc_8.835) — translated: MDSLEARLQFIQVLKNLQKSLNTIDNNTTSIENSQSPISNSGSITDPVQFYLRNYRHHYEDFHQCLFDTTTKMNSLDRLNVMIYYSKIILALKAHPDEFNRKVLYDTLLPSLCDLIELILPVNDWKAITNLKVCIDIFNSLKEQFIDVGNEMLSESIPDTTDENVDTTSWYTIKTPATDYKDSFLNSQLIISDRKTKKELFFKNYLMDGISKVDTNLEKLDNNNVLTTTILHRMENDRERHKRMKEQRWIIERGNQLNKKTILDEQEFKLLWENQDNNTLTTDDIKNVKEMNLIANQGYMLE